A genomic window from Gemmatimonadaceae bacterium includes:
- a CDS encoding peptide ABC transporter substrate-binding protein, producing the protein MRRLSCLVALALAACGGDSSSGPLGGTVVIAAAADADALLPPLVRTSQGRLASELLFDRLAEIGPSLNTVGDADFRPRLASRWSWSADSLSITFTLHPDARWHDGRAVTAADVEAGYRLFADSSIGSSVRANIADVSNVAAVDQRTVRISWTRRSPEQFYAASLIVPMPAHLLPTDGTPLATSALARQPVGSGAFRFVVWQPLERLELVAFDDYYRERARLDRVVLSVSPEPATGLAKIWTEQADVWELVPAGDIAEAQRYPHVRLQMGRAFDYAYAAFNLRDARDRSRPHPLFADRNLRRAISFAVDREQVVKAIFDTLAYVSQAPAVHAQDVFDSTMRALPFDRARAAALLDSLGWRVDARDGIRRRDGRRLAFTALVPGSSRNREQAAVRIQEQLRQVGVAMDVERAENQTFTQKRQQGRFDLVFGGWLTTPSASGIRSTWGSSSRPGWGSLNDGRYESADFDAAVEAGLNAMDRATAKAELARAYRILAEDAAAMFLYEPRTVAAVHRRLNVPAWRADGWWRNLHEWSVDPAQPLPRDARTTP; encoded by the coding sequence ATGCGCCGCCTCTCCTGTCTCGTCGCGCTCGCCCTCGCCGCCTGTGGTGGCGACTCGTCCTCCGGCCCGCTCGGCGGCACGGTTGTCATCGCCGCCGCGGCCGACGCCGACGCGTTGCTACCGCCGCTGGTGCGCACCTCGCAGGGACGCCTCGCCTCCGAACTGCTGTTCGATCGTCTCGCCGAGATCGGCCCCTCGCTCAACACCGTCGGAGACGCCGACTTCCGTCCGCGGCTCGCGTCGCGCTGGAGTTGGAGCGCCGACTCGCTGTCCATCACATTCACGCTGCATCCCGACGCCCGCTGGCACGACGGCCGCGCCGTCACCGCCGCAGACGTCGAAGCCGGATATCGCCTCTTCGCCGACTCCAGCATCGGCTCGTCGGTGCGCGCCAACATCGCCGACGTCAGCAATGTCGCTGCGGTGGACCAGCGCACGGTGCGCATCAGCTGGACGCGCCGCTCGCCTGAACAGTTCTATGCTGCGTCGCTGATCGTGCCGATGCCCGCGCACCTCCTCCCGACCGATGGCACGCCGCTCGCCACCAGCGCGCTGGCGCGGCAGCCGGTCGGCAGCGGGGCGTTCCGCTTCGTCGTCTGGCAGCCGCTGGAGCGGCTCGAGCTCGTGGCCTTCGACGACTACTATCGCGAGCGCGCGCGGCTGGACCGTGTCGTGCTCAGCGTGTCACCGGAGCCAGCCACCGGCCTCGCGAAGATCTGGACCGAGCAGGCCGACGTATGGGAGCTCGTCCCCGCCGGCGACATCGCCGAGGCCCAGCGCTACCCGCACGTGCGCCTGCAGATGGGCCGCGCCTTCGACTACGCCTACGCCGCCTTCAATCTCCGCGACGCGCGCGACCGCTCGCGCCCGCACCCGCTGTTCGCCGACCGCAACCTGCGCCGCGCGATCAGCTTTGCCGTGGACCGCGAGCAGGTGGTCAAGGCCATCTTCGATACGCTGGCCTACGTGTCCCAAGCGCCAGCCGTGCACGCGCAGGACGTCTTCGACTCCACGATGCGGGCACTTCCGTTTGATCGTGCCCGCGCCGCCGCGTTGCTCGACTCACTTGGCTGGCGCGTGGACGCGCGCGACGGCATCCGCCGGCGCGACGGCCGGCGCCTCGCCTTCACCGCGCTGGTGCCGGGGTCGAGCCGCAACCGCGAGCAGGCCGCCGTGCGCATCCAGGAGCAGTTGCGGCAGGTCGGCGTCGCGATGGACGTCGAGCGCGCCGAGAACCAGACGTTCACGCAGAAGCGACAGCAAGGGCGATTCGACCTCGTCTTCGGCGGCTGGCTCACGACGCCCAGCGCCAGCGGCATCCGCAGCACCTGGGGTTCCTCGAGTCGACCGGGCTGGGGCTCGCTGAACGACGGACGCTACGAAAGCGCCGATTTTGATGCCGCAGTCGAGGCCGGCCTCAATGCGATGGATCGCGCCACGGCAAAGGCGGAACTCGCACGTGCGTATCGCATCCTCGCCGAGGACGCTGCGGCGATGTTCCTGTACGAACCGCGCACCGTCGCGGCCGTGCATCGCCGCCTCAACGTGCCGGCCTGGCGCGCCGACGGCTGGTGGCGCAACCTGCACGAGTGGTCGGTGGATCCGGCGCAGCCGCTTCCGCGTGACGCCCGAACGACGCCGTAA
- a CDS encoding prepilin-type N-terminal cleavage/methylation domain-containing protein encodes MRQRRGFTLLEILMVMTLIGIVSGWMVARFTSARYRMDANVRLIQNVVIGAQQSAIARGIPVQLMFDASGESGHRIRVLLDSDDDGQVSVNETVSYRPLEGALFLAPDSTLDAATPAYVTGPGLVTGRPALQQAVRIGANGTLGGDVVIYIGTTVTRPQEMRAVVITGATARTAFWTRSSGSWTRREY; translated from the coding sequence ATGCGCCAGCGCCGAGGGTTCACCTTGCTCGAGATCCTGATGGTGATGACCCTCATCGGGATCGTCTCCGGCTGGATGGTCGCGCGGTTCACCAGTGCGCGGTACCGGATGGACGCCAACGTGCGGCTCATCCAGAACGTGGTGATCGGCGCGCAGCAGTCGGCCATCGCGCGCGGGATTCCGGTGCAGCTGATGTTCGATGCCTCTGGCGAGTCGGGGCATCGGATCCGCGTCTTGCTCGACTCCGACGATGACGGCCAAGTCTCGGTGAACGAGACTGTCTCGTACCGTCCGCTGGAGGGCGCGCTGTTCCTCGCGCCGGACTCCACGCTCGATGCGGCGACGCCCGCCTATGTGACCGGTCCGGGGCTCGTGACTGGCCGCCCTGCCCTCCAGCAGGCCGTGCGCATCGGCGCCAACGGGACGTTGGGCGGCGACGTCGTCATCTACATCGGAACCACGGTGACGCGACCGCAGGAGATGCGGGCGGTGGTGATCACGGGCGCGACGGCGCGCACCGCGTTCTGGACGCGCTCAAGCGGGAGTTGGACGCGGCGCGAGTACTGA
- a CDS encoding helix-turn-helix transcriptional regulator — MATIAAMLTDPTALKRLGAAVHDDHTLLHCASWEALEQACQQDGVSLAILDLFAEGRANFDVIRRLKMRAERLTLVAYVTVVPERARDLFDAGRAGLDGLLIAGLDDTPTAFRAVLERAEARGIAQMLRPRLAKYTPLVRDAIMVAVTRAHLRLTGQRLAEICGANKRALLSGLDEAGAPPPQKLITWGRLVVAAQMLEDERKTADGVARLLDFPSGSAFRNTCQRYLGATPQEIRAKGGAAWVASRFLLELGTRS; from the coding sequence ATGGCCACCATCGCCGCGATGCTCACCGATCCCACCGCGCTCAAGCGGCTGGGGGCGGCCGTCCACGACGACCACACGCTGCTCCACTGCGCGTCGTGGGAGGCCCTCGAACAGGCCTGCCAGCAGGACGGCGTCTCGCTCGCCATCCTCGACCTCTTCGCCGAGGGACGAGCCAACTTCGACGTCATCCGCCGCCTCAAGATGCGCGCCGAACGGCTCACGCTTGTGGCCTACGTCACAGTGGTCCCGGAGCGGGCCCGCGACCTCTTCGACGCCGGCCGCGCGGGCCTCGACGGCCTGCTCATCGCCGGCCTGGACGATACGCCCACCGCCTTCCGCGCGGTGCTCGAACGCGCCGAGGCCCGCGGCATTGCGCAGATGCTCCGCCCGAGATTGGCCAAGTACACCCCACTGGTCCGCGACGCGATAATGGTCGCGGTCACCCGGGCGCATCTCCGACTCACGGGGCAACGCCTGGCCGAAATCTGCGGCGCCAACAAGCGCGCCCTGCTCTCCGGCCTCGACGAAGCCGGCGCCCCGCCGCCGCAGAAGCTCATCACCTGGGGCCGGCTGGTTGTCGCCGCGCAGATGCTGGAGGACGAACGGAAGACGGCCGACGGCGTCGCGCGCCTGCTCGACTTCCCCTCTGGCTCGGCGTTCCGCAATACTTGCCAGCGCTACTTGGGCGCCACACCCCAGGAGATCCGTGCCAAGGGCGGCGCCGCCTGGGTCGCCAGCCGCTTCCTGCTGGAGCTCGGCACCCGGAGCTGA
- the gcvH gene encoding glycine cleavage system protein GcvH, whose translation MSSIPADLLYTKDHEYVKKNSDGTVLVGITDYAQGELGDIVFLDLPKAGKKLAAHDVFGTIEAVKAVSELYAPLAGEIVEVNGKLDGEPALVNTDPYGDGWMIKMKVSAADLAGLMDAAAYGKLIGQ comes from the coding sequence GTGTCGTCGATCCCGGCGGATCTGCTCTATACGAAGGACCACGAGTACGTGAAGAAGAACAGCGATGGCACCGTCCTCGTCGGCATCACCGACTACGCCCAGGGCGAACTCGGTGACATCGTCTTCCTCGACCTCCCCAAGGCCGGCAAGAAGCTCGCCGCCCACGACGTGTTCGGCACCATCGAGGCCGTGAAGGCCGTCAGCGAGCTCTACGCGCCGCTGGCCGGCGAGATCGTCGAGGTCAACGGCAAGCTCGATGGGGAGCCGGCGCTCGTGAACACCGATCCCTACGGGGATGGCTGGATGATCAAGATGAAGGTGTCCGCCGCCGACCTCGCCGGGCTGATGGATGCCGCGGCGTACGGGAAGCTGATTGGGCAGTAA
- a CDS encoding ABC transporter permease, with protein sequence MRLPSVPAPLRFPLAVLGALGVAALFAPWLAPHAPYAQLDPIGLALQPPSAAHWFGTDPYSRDVLSRVLFGARTSLGIATLAVAVALTLGVLIGAAAALRGGIVDAALMRLTDAALAIPRLLLLLLVVAATGPMHPAALAAVLGATGWMTSARLVRQETRRLLATEYVRAAIALGVPRRRLWRGHILPGLLPTLAVAATVAFAAALPLEAALSYLSFGVQPPDASWGNIILEAENRLLRAWWLVLFPTLAIVVATLSANLLAERIAARQEGDA encoded by the coding sequence ATGCGCCTCCCGTCGGTGCCTGCGCCGCTGCGCTTTCCGCTGGCCGTGCTCGGCGCGCTGGGCGTAGCCGCGCTCTTCGCCCCGTGGCTCGCGCCACACGCACCGTACGCGCAGCTCGACCCCATCGGGCTCGCGCTGCAGCCGCCCAGCGCCGCGCACTGGTTCGGCACCGACCCCTACTCCCGCGATGTCCTCTCGCGCGTGCTTTTCGGCGCGCGCACCTCGCTCGGCATCGCGACGCTGGCCGTCGCCGTCGCGCTCACACTCGGCGTCCTCATCGGCGCTGCGGCGGCGCTGCGAGGCGGCATCGTCGACGCCGCGCTGATGCGCCTCACCGACGCGGCGCTCGCGATTCCCCGATTGCTGTTGTTGCTCCTCGTCGTCGCCGCCACCGGACCGATGCACCCCGCGGCGCTCGCTGCCGTCCTCGGCGCCACGGGGTGGATGACCAGCGCGCGGCTCGTGCGCCAAGAGACACGGCGCCTGCTCGCCACCGAGTACGTGCGCGCCGCCATCGCGCTCGGCGTTCCGCGGCGCCGGCTCTGGCGCGGACACATCCTCCCAGGACTCCTCCCGACGCTCGCGGTCGCGGCCACGGTCGCGTTCGCCGCGGCGCTGCCGCTCGAAGCCGCGCTCTCGTACCTGAGCTTCGGCGTCCAACCGCCCGATGCCAGCTGGGGCAACATCATCCTCGAAGCCGAGAACCGCTTGCTGCGCGCCTGGTGGCTGGTGCTCTTCCCCACGCTCGCCATCGTCGTCGCCACGCTCTCGGCGAATCTGCTCGCCGAGCGCATTGCCGCGCGGCAGGAAGGCGACGCGTGA
- a CDS encoding lipoate--protein ligase family protein produces the protein MPLGSRWRLLVSPPADGATNMAVDHALFERAATADDAVLRLYAWTRPTLSLGMHERARLDATAVAARGVDVVRRPTGGRALLHHREVTYSVTAPTQGRTLGETFRAINALLLDALQRLGVAASEAERRGRATAPDGAACFAEPNAGELVVGGRKLVGSAQRRDERALLQHGSILLADDQAMVASLRGNTEAVPPAATLQDALGRDVSADEVHAAMRAALHRASGAEPIDLKEDELARTLGADIARLERHYRDPAWTWRR, from the coding sequence ATGCCGCTGGGCAGCCGTTGGCGCCTGCTCGTCAGCCCACCCGCCGACGGGGCGACCAATATGGCCGTGGACCACGCGCTCTTTGAGCGCGCCGCCACGGCCGACGATGCGGTGCTGCGTCTGTATGCCTGGACGCGCCCGACCCTTTCGCTCGGGATGCACGAGCGCGCACGGCTCGACGCGACTGCCGTTGCCGCGCGGGGCGTGGACGTGGTCCGACGGCCCACCGGCGGCCGCGCCCTGCTCCACCACCGCGAGGTCACCTACAGCGTCACGGCCCCGACGCAGGGCCGAACACTCGGCGAGACCTTCCGCGCCATCAACGCGCTCCTGCTCGACGCCCTGCAACGACTCGGCGTCGCCGCGTCCGAAGCCGAGCGGCGAGGGCGCGCCACCGCCCCTGACGGCGCCGCCTGCTTCGCGGAGCCCAATGCCGGTGAGCTGGTCGTCGGCGGACGCAAGCTCGTCGGCAGCGCGCAGCGCCGCGACGAGCGCGCCCTGCTGCAGCACGGATCCATCCTGCTGGCCGACGACCAGGCGATGGTCGCCAGCCTGCGGGGGAATACCGAAGCGGTGCCGCCCGCCGCCACGCTGCAAGACGCCCTCGGCCGCGACGTCAGCGCCGATGAAGTGCACGCGGCGATGCGTGCGGCACTGCACCGTGCAAGCGGCGCGGAGCCAATCGACCTGAAGGAGGATGAACTGGCGCGAACTCTCGGTGCGGACATCGCGAGGCTCGAGCGCCACTATCGCGATCCCGCCTGGACCTGGCGACGCTGA
- a CDS encoding prepilin-type N-terminal cleavage/methylation domain-containing protein, with product MRAVRLPARPGMTIIEVLFAIVILSGVMLALSQFGQGFTRATRNATNLTLASDLAAARLEAVRSHSRYATLVSTFNGTTETSATATANPSMQGYDPFTRATAAVRTQSDTTDYVTVTVSVSSYLLNTPIVKTTVITAF from the coding sequence ATGCGCGCCGTTCGCCTCCCGGCCAGGCCGGGGATGACCATCATCGAGGTGCTGTTCGCCATCGTCATCCTGTCGGGCGTGATGCTGGCGCTGTCGCAGTTTGGGCAGGGGTTCACGCGGGCTACGCGCAACGCGACGAACCTGACGCTGGCCAGCGACCTTGCGGCGGCACGGCTCGAGGCGGTACGGTCGCACTCGCGGTATGCGACGCTCGTCTCGACGTTCAATGGGACCACCGAGACCAGCGCGACCGCCACGGCGAACCCGTCGATGCAGGGCTACGATCCATTCACGCGGGCGACGGCGGCGGTGCGGACGCAGTCCGACACGACCGACTACGTGACCGTGACCGTCAGCGTCTCGTCGTACCTGTTGAACACGCCGATCGTGAAGACCACCGTCATCACGGCCTTCTGA
- the gcvP gene encoding aminomethyl-transferring glycine dehydrogenase: MSASASAHPAPDTFVSRHLGPSEAEQAEMLKTLGYSSLDAFIDATVPDNIRLRRPLALPAAQSEQEALAAFRAEMSANEVRRSFIGMGYYDTHVPAVIQRNILENPGWYTAYTPYQAEIAQGRLEALLNYQTVVSDLTGLPIANASLLDEGTAAAEAVTMVHGIVGKDGRDTFLIAKDCHPQTIEVVTARAEARGVEVKVVDVTKMKPNKKVAGVLLQYPNTTGQVEDYRELCDRVHAAGGLVIVATDLLALTLLTPPGEWGADVAVGNSQRFGVPYGFGGPHAAFFATKDDYKRQIPGRIIGVSRDSSGKPALRMALQTREQHIRREKATSNVCTAQVLLAVMAGMYAVWHGPEGLKRIAMRVHHRAELFAAGLRKLGIEPQAGIYFDTVTVPVGGNLRKIVKAAGKLGINLRVVDRKTLGVSMGENTTVADVSDLLTAFNLGAAHGLDLDALAKTVDARYDERVRRSSDFLTHPTFSKYHSETEMLRYMRTLESRDLSLTHSMIPLGSCTMKLNASAEMYPVTWSEVGGLHPFAPAEQAKGYQSMFGRLEKALAEVTGFAAVSLQPNAGSQGEYAGLLVIRAYHRARGQGHRTVCLIPQSAHGTNPASAVMAGMQVVVCATDANGNIDVADLRAKAEQHSQNLAALMVTYPSTHGVFEESIKDICAIIHEHGGQVYLDGANMNAMVGLSRPGDIGADVCHLNLHKTFCIPHGGGGPGMGPIGVVAHLAPYLPGHGVVGLEPKDTRIGAVSAAPWGSASILPISMMYIDMMGGEGLTEATKVAILNANYIAARLKGHYEVLYKGKNGHVAHECILDTRPLKQLAGVEVEDIAKRLMDYGFHAPTVSFPVAGTLMIEPTESESKAELDRFVEAMISIREEVRDIERGVLSREDNPLAHAPHTQDVVVSDAWARGYSRERAAYPLPWVRERKFWPAVGRVESAFGDRNLVCSCPPIEEYAQA, translated from the coding sequence GTGTCCGCTTCCGCGTCCGCGCATCCCGCGCCCGACACCTTCGTCAGCCGCCACCTCGGTCCGTCCGAGGCTGAGCAGGCCGAAATGCTCAAGACCCTCGGCTACTCGTCGCTCGATGCGTTCATCGATGCGACCGTGCCTGACAACATCCGTCTGCGACGCCCGCTGGCGCTGCCGGCGGCGCAGTCCGAGCAGGAGGCGCTGGCCGCCTTCCGCGCCGAGATGAGCGCCAACGAGGTGCGGCGCTCCTTCATTGGAATGGGCTACTACGACACGCACGTGCCGGCGGTGATCCAGCGCAACATCCTCGAGAATCCGGGCTGGTACACCGCGTACACGCCCTACCAGGCCGAGATTGCGCAGGGACGGCTCGAGGCGCTGCTGAACTATCAGACCGTGGTGAGCGATCTCACGGGCCTGCCGATCGCCAACGCTTCGCTGCTCGACGAAGGCACCGCGGCCGCCGAGGCGGTGACGATGGTGCACGGTATCGTCGGCAAGGACGGACGCGACACCTTCCTCATCGCCAAGGACTGCCACCCGCAGACGATCGAGGTGGTGACGGCGCGCGCCGAGGCGCGCGGCGTGGAGGTGAAGGTCGTGGACGTGACGAAGATGAAGCCCAACAAGAAGGTCGCGGGCGTGCTGCTCCAGTACCCGAACACGACCGGCCAGGTGGAGGACTACCGCGAGCTCTGCGATCGCGTGCACGCGGCGGGTGGCCTGGTGATCGTCGCGACGGACCTGCTGGCGCTGACGCTACTCACGCCGCCGGGCGAGTGGGGCGCGGACGTGGCGGTGGGCAACTCGCAGCGCTTTGGCGTGCCGTACGGCTTCGGCGGACCGCACGCGGCGTTCTTCGCCACCAAGGACGACTACAAGCGGCAGATCCCGGGCCGCATCATCGGCGTCTCGCGCGATTCGTCGGGCAAGCCGGCGCTGCGGATGGCGCTGCAGACGCGCGAGCAGCACATCCGCCGCGAGAAGGCGACGTCAAATGTGTGCACGGCGCAGGTGCTGCTCGCCGTGATGGCGGGGATGTACGCGGTGTGGCACGGTCCCGAGGGCCTCAAGCGCATCGCGATGCGCGTGCATCACCGCGCAGAGCTCTTCGCGGCCGGCCTGCGCAAGCTCGGCATCGAGCCGCAGGCGGGCATCTACTTCGACACCGTCACGGTGCCGGTGGGTGGCAACCTCCGGAAGATCGTGAAAGCCGCCGGCAAGCTCGGCATCAACCTCCGCGTCGTGGACCGCAAGACGCTGGGCGTGTCGATGGGCGAGAACACCACCGTCGCCGACGTCAGCGACCTGCTGACCGCCTTCAACCTCGGCGCGGCGCACGGGCTCGACCTCGACGCCCTCGCCAAGACGGTGGACGCGCGCTACGACGAGCGCGTGCGCCGCAGCAGCGACTTCCTCACGCACCCGACCTTCTCCAAGTACCACTCGGAGACGGAGATGCTGCGCTATATGCGTACGCTGGAGTCGCGCGACCTGTCGCTGACGCACTCGATGATCCCGCTGGGCAGCTGCACGATGAAGCTCAACGCCAGCGCCGAGATGTATCCGGTGACCTGGAGCGAGGTGGGCGGCCTCCATCCCTTCGCGCCGGCGGAGCAGGCCAAGGGCTATCAGTCGATGTTCGGCCGCCTGGAGAAGGCGTTGGCCGAGGTGACGGGCTTCGCCGCGGTCTCGCTGCAGCCGAACGCCGGCTCGCAGGGTGAGTACGCCGGGCTGCTGGTGATCCGCGCATACCACCGCGCGCGCGGGCAGGGCCACCGCACGGTGTGCCTGATCCCGCAGTCGGCGCACGGCACCAACCCCGCCTCGGCGGTGATGGCGGGAATGCAGGTGGTAGTGTGCGCGACCGACGCCAACGGCAACATCGACGTGGCCGACCTGCGGGCGAAGGCCGAACAGCACTCGCAGAACCTCGCGGCGCTGATGGTGACGTATCCCAGCACGCACGGCGTGTTCGAGGAGAGCATCAAGGACATCTGCGCGATCATCCACGAGCACGGCGGCCAGGTGTACCTGGACGGCGCGAATATGAATGCGATGGTCGGCCTCAGCCGTCCGGGCGACATCGGTGCGGACGTCTGCCACCTGAACCTGCACAAGACCTTCTGCATCCCGCACGGCGGCGGCGGCCCGGGGATGGGCCCGATCGGCGTGGTGGCGCACTTGGCGCCGTACCTGCCGGGCCACGGCGTGGTGGGCCTCGAGCCGAAGGATACGCGCATCGGTGCGGTGAGCGCAGCGCCCTGGGGCTCGGCGAGCATCCTGCCCATCTCGATGATGTACATCGATATGATGGGCGGCGAGGGCCTCACCGAGGCGACGAAGGTCGCGATCCTCAACGCCAACTACATCGCCGCGCGGCTCAAGGGGCACTACGAGGTGCTCTACAAGGGCAAGAACGGCCACGTGGCGCACGAGTGCATCCTCGACACGCGGCCGCTCAAGCAGTTGGCCGGCGTCGAGGTGGAGGACATCGCCAAGCGCCTGATGGACTACGGCTTCCACGCGCCGACGGTGAGCTTCCCGGTGGCGGGAACGCTGATGATCGAGCCGACGGAGAGCGAGTCGAAGGCCGAGCTGGATCGCTTCGTGGAGGCGATGATCAGCATCCGCGAGGAGGTCCGGGACATCGAGCGCGGGGTGCTCTCGCGCGAGGACAACCCGCTGGCGCACGCGCCGCACACGCAGGACGTGGTCGTGAGCGATGCCTGGGCGCGCGGCTACTCGCGTGAGCGGGCGGCGTATCCGTTGCCGTGGGTGCGCGAGCGGAAGTTCTGGCCGGCGGTCGGGCGCGTGGAGTCGGCGTTCGGGGACCGTAACCTGGTGTGCTCGTGCCCGCCGATTGAGGAGTACGCGCAGGCGTAA
- the coaE gene encoding dephospho-CoA kinase (Dephospho-CoA kinase (CoaE) performs the final step in coenzyme A biosynthesis.), whose amino-acid sequence MLVLGLTGNIAAGKSVVAARLAALGAPIVDADLLAREAVEPGAPALAAIVARFGPGVLAADGRLDRAALRRIVFTDAAARDALNAIVHPEVDRLRRAALARLRASGATVVVCDIPLLFEAGLESAVDRIILVDAPAAVRKERLIRDRGLSPAEADAMIAAQMPPESKRAQAHHLLDNSGSREALDAQVDALWAELTA is encoded by the coding sequence ATGCTCGTCCTCGGCCTCACCGGCAACATCGCCGCCGGCAAGTCCGTCGTTGCCGCCCGGCTCGCCGCCCTCGGCGCGCCCATCGTGGACGCCGACCTCCTCGCCCGCGAGGCCGTCGAGCCCGGCGCTCCTGCCCTTGCCGCCATCGTCGCGCGCTTCGGGCCGGGCGTGCTCGCTGCCGACGGCCGCCTCGATCGCGCCGCGCTCCGGCGCATCGTCTTCACCGACGCCGCTGCCCGCGACGCCCTCAACGCCATCGTCCATCCCGAGGTTGACCGCTTGCGCCGCGCAGCCCTCGCTCGGCTCCGGGCCTCCGGCGCCACGGTCGTCGTGTGCGACATCCCGCTGCTCTTCGAGGCCGGCTTGGAATCGGCTGTCGACCGCATCATCCTCGTCGACGCACCGGCCGCGGTCCGCAAGGAGCGCCTCATCCGCGACCGCGGACTCAGCCCCGCCGAGGCCGACGCGATGATCGCCGCCCAGATGCCGCCGGAGTCGAAGCGGGCGCAGGCGCATCACCTGCTCGACAACAGCGGCTCCCGCGAGGCGCTCGACGCGCAGGTGGACGCGCTCTGGGCAGAGCTCACTGCTTGA
- a CDS encoding ABC transporter permease, with translation MTRVLLVRLGQALLVVALVVTACFALIRLAPGDPFFAALDEPGVPAEAAAAMRERFGYDRPLPVQYARFVTELVRGDLGWSHSRSRPVREVISAVLPNTLLLAGTALTLGLLLGVGIGAWQGWRYESRLARASDRALLAVSSVPEFVLGLVLAMLFALEWRLLPVSGMSREGVSGLGEVLRHLVLPAGSLAIVLAAVLARHQRAAMRAVRDAEFIRAARATGISERRILFRHALRNAIEPVLTVFGVMVGGIASGTVLIERIYDWPGLGRTLVEAVSQRDYPLVAGTVLVTSSIVVLATLAADLAVAWANPRLRGRL, from the coding sequence GTGACCCGCGTCCTGCTCGTCCGGCTGGGCCAGGCGCTGCTGGTCGTCGCGCTGGTCGTCACCGCCTGCTTCGCCCTCATTCGCCTCGCGCCGGGCGACCCGTTCTTCGCCGCGCTCGACGAGCCCGGCGTGCCGGCCGAGGCCGCCGCCGCGATGCGCGAGCGCTTCGGATACGATCGGCCGCTGCCGGTGCAGTACGCCCGCTTCGTCACCGAGCTCGTGCGCGGCGATCTGGGCTGGTCGCACTCCCGCAGCCGCCCCGTGCGAGAGGTCATCTCCGCGGTGCTGCCCAACACGCTGCTGCTCGCCGGCACCGCGCTCACGCTGGGGCTGCTGCTCGGCGTCGGCATCGGCGCCTGGCAGGGCTGGCGCTATGAGTCGCGTCTCGCACGGGCCAGCGACCGCGCGTTGCTCGCGGTGTCGTCGGTCCCGGAGTTCGTACTCGGCTTGGTGCTGGCGATGCTCTTCGCGCTCGAGTGGCGCCTGCTGCCCGTCAGCGGGATGTCGCGCGAGGGGGTAAGCGGCCTCGGCGAGGTCTTGCGGCATCTCGTCTTGCCGGCGGGATCGCTGGCCATCGTGCTCGCCGCGGTGCTGGCGCGGCACCAGCGCGCCGCGATGCGCGCCGTGCGCGACGCCGAGTTCATTCGTGCCGCGCGCGCTACTGGCATCAGCGAGCGGCGCATCCTCTTTCGGCACGCGCTGCGCAACGCCATCGAACCCGTGCTCACCGTCTTCGGCGTGATGGTCGGCGGCATCGCCAGCGGCACCGTGCTCATCGAACGCATCTACGACTGGCCGGGTTTGGGCCGCACCTTGGTGGAAGCGGTCAGTCAGCGCGACTATCCGCTGGTGGCCGGCACGGTGCTCGTCACCAGCAGCATCGTCGTGCTCGCAACGCTGGCCGCAGACCTCGCCGTCGCCTGGGCCAACCCGCGCCTGCGAGGACGGCTCTGA